From the genome of Rubripirellula reticaptiva:
GTCTTGAGTTGCTGCGGATTAATCGGACGATCAAAGGCGACCTTCACTTCCAACGGGCTAGCCGACCATGCAGCTACCGGTTGTGGCTGAGTTGCATCAAAACTGATTTTGTAGAGATGTCCGTTGGCGGCTGGTCCCGAACCCCAATCAGGTTTGCCGCCGTGGCACGTCACCAGCAAGTCGCCGTTGGGCGAAATGGCGATATCGGTCGGCAGCGATTCAAAGGCTGCGAACTGAACCTGCTTCCCGATGTAGCCAGCACGCGATTTGGCAAGCGGAACTCGCCACAGCTTGCCACGCGAAAAGCCCGTGACGATGGCGTTGCCTTCCCAGTGCGGTGGCCCAACCGGCTTGCGATGTGATCGCAATTCGTTGAATCGGAAACCGCATGTCGACTGGTGCTGTGGTGAGAAGTCAACAACCGCTGGCTCGTCGACTACGCTGGGCAGATATTTCGGATGTCGGAACGGAAAACCGTAGTGGCGACCGCGAATGATTTGCAGCAGTTCGTCGCGAGGATTGCCGCCGGGGAACCACGTATCCCCTTCCTGATCGGTGGCAAACAGGTCGCCGTGTTTGTTGAAGTCCAGACCGATGACGAATCGCAATCCGGTCGCGACGATTTCTCGTTGCTTTCGATCAGCGGAAACTTTCAGGATCGTACCCCGTTCGCTCGTAATGTCGTATTTGGATTGCCCTTTGCTATCTAGCAACCACGCCTTGTTATAGGACATACATCCAAGACTGAAATACAAGTTGCCGTCGCCATCAATCGCTACGCCCGCTGCATCGTTGCGAGTGTCGCTGTTGTGAGTCTCACTGGCCCAGCCCGAGACAACCGCTTCGCTGGTGTCTGCGAGTCCATCGCCGTTCGTATCTTTCAACAGAGCAATTTTGCCTCGAGCCGCAACGTAAAGCCCTTCCTTCGCCGCGAGGATTCCGACGGGAGTCAACAAATCTCCCGGCTTTGCCCAGAACAGCTCCGCCGTGTCTTCCAGACCATCCCCGTCCGTGTCCGTCAACACATGAACTCGGCCATTGTAACCGGCAGCATAGAGTCGACCGTCTGGGCCGTTGTCGACGCTGTCCACGTTCGTCAGGCTCACCGGCAGTTGCCGGATCGTAAGTCCCGGCACAAGTGCTTTCACCTGCGGCTCTTCAGCCGCAGATGCCAACGCCGGATAAAGTGCCACGCTTGCAGCGAAACCAGCACGCATCAAACTTCGGCTGAAGGAACCGAGTGGAAATACAAATGGATTCATCATCGTTTACGGTTTGCCTGTTGATTGCTCGCAAGAGTGTTCATCAATTTCATTCCTCCGACCGCAGCACAAAACTTGCATTGACCGTGTTCCACGAATCATTGCTGTTCTTTCCGGTGAAGACCATCGTCCCATGCCGGCCGTCTTCACTTTGCCACTTCGTTGGAAAATTCCAGTAGAACGCGGAAACCTCAATGTGGCCGCTGCCCCAGTTGTCTTCATACGCAACCGTCGTCCACGGCCCCCACGGTTCCGCTGCATCGAACAGACCAAACTTCCCGGCGTGCGTGGCAGCGTGTTCGGTGGCCAGCAGGTAGCGATTGAGTCCCGAGTTGAAGCTGACGCTCACGTTCCAGCCGACGCCGTTGTCGTCTCGAAACACAGCCCGTTTCTCAGAGACGTCCGTTGACCACTTTGGCTTCTGTTGCGAATCGATTCCAGCGAAAAACTCATAGCGGTCGCGTTGGAGAATAGCATCTTGTGGCACGCGAGCGAGATGAATGCGTCCCGGTTGATGCACTTCGAATCCGAATTTACTGTCCGTCGGCGTCGTCGGCCCCCATGATGGTTCTATTAAGTAGCTGTAGACGTAGTCGTCTCCTGCACCGGCATTGTCGCGACCGAAATTCAGAAAGCTAGGAATCGTCAAACCGTCTGCAAACCGAAACGCCCAGTCCGCCTGCTGCCATGTTGCGCCGTGATCCGTCGACCGCGCGATTCGACATTCTCGAAGATGCGGTCCAGGTTGCGGCACCACCCACATGTAGAGATCGCTGCCGATCGAAATGATTCCGTAGCTCTTCCCGCCGAACCGCGCCGGGTGTTCCGGCTGATGCCCGCCCCAGACGTTCTTCGCTGTAAAATTGTCAGCGTCACCTTCGATCCGCGCAACACCCAGCGTAACACGCCCGTTGGAATTACTGCCACCGAATCCGCCACCGTCGCCCCATGCGGTGTAGATGCTTCCGTCATCGGCCCATGTTGTCGGCCAATTGTCGCTGCCTTCGGCAAGTCGCTTGTGAGTCTTCCAGTCAAACTCAACTCGCTCAATCACCGGGCTGGGCAAATTCGGCTTTCCCAGTTTGGCGAACAAGTCGTTGTAGATCGCCGCTCGATCGAGCCCTACGGCAACTCGAACCGGATGGCGGTCTGCGGATGGTTGCCACGTTCCTTCGTCGGTCAACACGGGACTAGCGACGACTTCACTTTTGACCAACTCTTCGGGAGCGATCAGCCACGCGATGGTCGCGATGTCCCAAATCACTTTCTCCCATGGATTCTCGCCCGATCGAGGTTGCTTCTTGTTCGCGCCGGTTTCGGTGTAGTAGCGGTCAACGTTGTCGAACAACTTCGTAGCAATTGGCGATTTACCCTTCAACCCGATTTCGAGTTCCGGCAGCGTGATCGTCAACGACGCGGCGACATCACCGGCTGGAATATGGAC
Proteins encoded in this window:
- a CDS encoding nucleoside hydrolase — encoded protein: MSLNVHIGLMCSVLLFASPALAVTHEDEVRDGAAHPNPASGRVEIVLDSDMFNEVDDQFALAYALQSAERINLKAVCAAPFLNHRSKSAGDGMEQSYQETHRVLQLLEHPDKDFVFRGATRFLVDRHTPADSLAVRRIIELAKADRKGRLYVVGLGAATNIASALLIEPSIAERIIVVWIGGHPYHWNNALDFNLKQDIAAAQVLFDSRVPLVHIPAGDVAASLTITLPELEIGLKGKSPIATKLFDNVDRYYTETGANKKQPRSGENPWEKVIWDIATIAWLIAPEELVKSEVVASPVLTDEGTWQPSADRHPVRVAVGLDRAAIYNDLFAKLGKPNLPSPVIERVEFDWKTHKRLAEGSDNWPTTWADDGSIYTAWGDGGGFGGSNSNGRVTLGVARIEGDADNFTAKNVWGGHQPEHPARFGGKSYGIISIGSDLYMWVVPQPGPHLRECRIARSTDHGATWQQADWAFRFADGLTIPSFLNFGRDNAGAGDDYVYSYLIEPSWGPTTPTDSKFGFEVHQPGRIHLARVPQDAILQRDRYEFFAGIDSQQKPKWSTDVSEKRAVFRDDNGVGWNVSVSFNSGLNRYLLATEHAATHAGKFGLFDAAEPWGPWTTVAYEDNWGSGHIEVSAFYWNFPTKWQSEDGRHGTMVFTGKNSNDSWNTVNASFVLRSEE